In one Mucilaginibacter sp. PAMB04168 genomic region, the following are encoded:
- a CDS encoding DUF4202 domain-containing protein has protein sequence MSKLDAAYKLFDEYNRKDPRVFEWAGETYPQEYFFAIKLYEWVLKLNPDAGEELLLASRSQHIGRWEMPRDSYLEGRDSYLKWRKELALHHASIATRLMQQVGYADVQVKRVSEILLKKRIKTDADVQTMENALCLVFLEFQYEEFRKKHEDDLPKVVNILWKSLLKMDAHGHQFALSLPYSEAGLNAVIAAMQKLN, from the coding sequence ATGAGTAAATTAGATGCTGCTTACAAACTTTTTGATGAATATAATAGGAAAGACCCACGGGTTTTTGAGTGGGCAGGGGAGACTTATCCGCAAGAGTACTTTTTTGCCATAAAATTATATGAATGGGTATTAAAGCTTAATCCTGATGCTGGTGAGGAGCTGCTTTTAGCCTCGCGTAGTCAGCATATTGGCCGCTGGGAAATGCCTCGTGATAGTTATCTAGAAGGTCGCGATTCATACCTCAAATGGCGTAAAGAGCTTGCCCTGCACCATGCCTCAATTGCTACCCGGTTGATGCAGCAAGTTGGCTATGCCGATGTGCAGGTTAAGCGCGTAAGCGAAATTCTTTTAAAAAAGCGTATTAAAACAGATGCAGATGTTCAAACAATGGAAAATGCATTGTGCCTTGTGTTTTTAGAATTTCAATATGAAGAGTTTCGTAAAAAACATGAAGATGATTTGCCGAAGGTTGTCAACATCCTCTGGAAATCGCTATTGAAAATGGATGCACACGGACATCAATTTGCCCTGTCTTTGCCTTATTCGGAGGCAGGCTTAAATGCGGTTATTGCGGCCATGCAAAAACTTAATTAA
- a CDS encoding glycoside hydrolase family 3 N-terminal domain-containing protein, with product MRDTSVAQQWVDKNFKSLSRKQKIAQLMVVRMSEKRGKDVVFFDKEVESYIKKYKIGSVCLFQGNSLQQAKVLNHLQQVSKVPLLVCIDGETGVGMRFGDIKPFPDQLTIGATNDAAISYQIGRAIGLQCKNAGIQVNYAPVIDINNNPNNPVINFRSFGQDKYKVSLFGSRIMKGMQDAGIMACAKHFPGHGDVAVDSHLDLPIITKSLAQLDSLELFPFKTLIKDKVGSMMVAHLYIPAIDTTRNKATSLSKNNVTGLLREQFKFSGITFTDALEMKGVAKFYPQGEAAVQSLIAGNDMLCLPGDIKGSIKKIRKAIRKDKLSWDDINARVKKVLLAKYNLGLDALQPIDTLNIAARLNADVDELKKTVYKNAITLVCQNDSNVLPLKHLNKIAYVGIGIEQENHFAKKLHELYNADCFYLGYKSDSVKASQLLQQIGDKYDGIVIGMHKYAKYPAKNFGISNASVSLIQQLQQKANTVSFAFGNPYAIVNFANAKNIVACYEDDDLMHDVALDLLAGKITPKGKLPVTVGKYAYGTGINTNFYLPIVKPVLAGLDSASLLKIDTIAANAIQKGATPGCVVLVAKNGKVGFYKAYGHLSYDGAEKTTLQTVYDLASVTKISATNVSVMKLYEEGRLDIQKTLGDYLPWVRGTDKANLKLFDVLLHQAGLVSFIPFYRETIDVKTGQPKLGFYKTEPIGNYTTRVADELYMRKDWVDTIKAKILKSKLGPANKYVYSDNDFIFLGMVVEQITGLTLDAYVRKTFYLPLGMTSTTFKPREHEPINLIAPTENEKFFRLQQLRGDVHDPGAAMLGGVAGHAGLFSNAYDLAQLYQLLLNGGELNGVRLLKKETIDYFTGYHSNISRRGIGFDKPEKDNATSKSPYPSLSTSPLTFGHTGFTGIGVWADPKYNLLYIFMSNRVNPDGGDNNKLSSLSVRGDIQEVIYKSIIKEKDKRSATIATRPLGKKRKNLK from the coding sequence TTGCGTGATACCTCCGTTGCACAACAGTGGGTGGATAAAAATTTCAAAAGCCTGTCCAGGAAACAGAAAATTGCGCAACTGATGGTTGTTCGTATGTCCGAAAAGAGGGGTAAGGACGTAGTGTTTTTCGACAAAGAAGTTGAATCTTATATAAAGAAATACAAAATAGGTTCTGTATGCCTTTTTCAGGGCAACTCCTTGCAGCAGGCTAAAGTTTTAAACCATTTGCAGCAGGTTTCCAAAGTTCCGTTATTGGTTTGCATCGACGGAGAAACGGGTGTAGGTATGCGATTTGGCGATATAAAGCCTTTTCCCGATCAGCTAACTATTGGCGCTACTAATGATGCGGCCATATCGTATCAAATTGGAAGAGCCATTGGCTTACAATGCAAAAATGCAGGTATTCAGGTTAACTATGCACCCGTTATAGATATCAATAACAATCCAAATAACCCTGTTATTAATTTTCGCTCATTCGGTCAGGATAAATACAAGGTATCGTTGTTCGGTAGCAGAATCATGAAAGGCATGCAAGATGCCGGAATCATGGCTTGCGCCAAACATTTCCCGGGCCATGGCGATGTTGCAGTTGATTCGCATCTGGACTTGCCTATAATCACAAAATCGTTGGCACAGCTCGATTCCCTTGAGCTTTTTCCTTTCAAAACACTTATTAAAGATAAGGTTGGCAGCATGATGGTTGCTCACTTATATATTCCGGCAATTGATACCACGCGTAATAAAGCCACTTCATTGTCTAAAAATAACGTAACTGGTTTACTGCGCGAGCAGTTTAAATTCAGTGGTATTACTTTTACGGATGCGCTCGAAATGAAGGGAGTAGCGAAGTTTTATCCGCAGGGCGAAGCGGCAGTACAATCTTTGATTGCAGGCAATGACATGCTGTGTTTACCCGGCGATATCAAGGGAAGTATTAAAAAAATTCGTAAAGCTATACGTAAAGATAAACTAAGTTGGGATGATATAAACGCAAGGGTGAAGAAAGTGCTACTGGCAAAATACAATCTTGGCCTTGACGCTTTACAGCCCATTGATACTCTTAATATCGCAGCAAGGCTGAATGCTGACGTTGATGAGCTTAAAAAGACTGTTTACAAAAATGCCATTACACTGGTTTGCCAAAATGATAGCAATGTACTGCCATTAAAGCATTTGAATAAAATTGCATACGTAGGTATTGGCATTGAACAAGAAAATCACTTTGCGAAAAAATTACATGAGTTATACAACGCCGATTGCTTTTATCTAGGATACAAAAGCGACAGTGTTAAAGCCAGTCAGCTTTTACAGCAAATAGGCGATAAGTATGATGGGATAGTAATTGGTATGCATAAATATGCTAAATACCCAGCAAAAAATTTCGGTATAAGTAATGCGTCTGTTTCACTCATACAACAGTTGCAGCAAAAAGCTAATACGGTGAGCTTTGCATTCGGCAACCCCTACGCAATAGTCAATTTTGCGAATGCCAAAAACATAGTTGCCTGTTACGAAGATGATGATCTAATGCATGATGTAGCGCTCGACTTGTTGGCCGGAAAAATCACACCCAAAGGGAAACTGCCAGTCACAGTAGGTAAGTATGCTTATGGCACAGGTATCAATACCAATTTTTATCTGCCTATTGTAAAGCCGGTTCTGGCTGGTTTGGATAGTGCGTCACTTTTAAAAATAGATACAATTGCAGCAAATGCAATTCAAAAAGGCGCCACACCTGGTTGTGTAGTTCTGGTGGCTAAAAACGGAAAGGTCGGTTTTTACAAAGCATACGGCCACTTGAGTTATGATGGTGCAGAAAAAACTACATTACAAACGGTTTATGACTTAGCGTCGGTAACCAAAATCAGCGCGACTAACGTTTCGGTAATGAAGTTGTATGAGGAGGGTAGGCTTGATATACAAAAAACTTTAGGCGACTACCTGCCTTGGGTGCGTGGAACTGATAAAGCCAATTTAAAGCTTTTTGACGTTTTGTTACACCAGGCAGGTCTAGTATCCTTTATTCCGTTCTATCGTGAAACTATCGATGTGAAGACCGGTCAGCCAAAATTGGGCTTTTATAAAACTGAGCCAATCGGTAACTATACTACAAGGGTTGCAGATGAACTATATATGCGTAAGGACTGGGTTGACACCATTAAAGCTAAAATACTAAAAAGTAAACTTGGCCCGGCAAATAAGTATGTTTATAGCGATAATGACTTCATTTTTCTGGGTATGGTTGTTGAGCAAATTACAGGTTTAACGTTAGATGCGTACGTGCGTAAAACCTTCTATCTGCCGCTAGGAATGACAAGCACAACCTTTAAGCCCAGAGAGCATGAGCCGATTAACTTAATTGCACCAACTGAAAATGAGAAATTTTTCAGGTTGCAGCAGCTGCGTGGCGACGTGCATGACCCTGGAGCCGCTATGTTAGGTGGAGTTGCCGGCCATGCAGGTTTATTCAGTAACGCGTATGATCTTGCGCAGCTTTATCAATTACTGTTAAACGGAGGAGAGCTCAACGGTGTAAGATTGCTGAAAAAAGAAACGATAGACTATTTTACTGGCTATCACAGTAACATTAGCCGGCGTGGAATAGGGTTTGACAAACCAGAAAAAGATAATGCAACCAGTAAGTCACCTTATCCATCACTAAGTACATCGCCACTAACGTTTGGGCATACGGGCTTTACCGGCATAGGTGTATGGGCCGATCCCAAGTATAATCTGCTATACATTTTTATGTCTAACCGGGTAAATCCTGATGGGGGCGATAATAACAAGTTGAGCTCACTGAGCGTTCGTGGCGATATCCAGGAAGTTATCTATAAGTCTATTATAAAAGAAAAAGACAAACGCTCGGCTACTATAGCTACCAGGCCGCTTGGTAAAAAACGTAAAAATTTAAAATAG
- a CDS encoding TetR/AcrR family transcriptional regulator yields the protein MSKAALTRSNILQKAFELIYRKGYQSTSIDDIIAKTQVTKGAFFYHFKNKEDMGLAIINEIMYPGLIPYMESTLNKTEDIRLNLYNMMESLLLEKSFFDINYGCPAVNMIEEMAPLNPLFKKALLRIMMQWHTAIEATLTNAQQKKQIGGEHNPSHLATFIISNYTGIRNTGKLLGQASYKAFLSEYKKFLNQLI from the coding sequence ATGTCAAAAGCTGCGCTAACACGTTCGAACATACTACAAAAAGCGTTTGAGTTGATTTACCGTAAAGGGTATCAGTCTACCAGCATTGACGATATTATTGCGAAAACTCAAGTAACTAAAGGCGCCTTTTTTTACCATTTTAAAAATAAGGAGGATATGGGGCTGGCCATTATCAACGAAATAATGTATCCGGGTTTGATTCCGTATATGGAATCGACCTTGAATAAAACAGAAGATATTCGGCTTAATCTTTATAATATGATGGAGAGCCTGCTTTTGGAAAAATCATTCTTCGATATAAATTATGGATGCCCTGCTGTAAATATGATAGAAGAGATGGCACCGCTTAATCCACTGTTTAAAAAAGCCCTGTTACGTATTATGATGCAGTGGCATACTGCTATCGAAGCTACGCTTACAAATGCACAACAAAAAAAGCAGATTGGCGGCGAGCACAATCCTTCGCATCTGGCAACTTTTATTATTTCTAATTATACAGGTATACGAAATACCGGCAAACTACTGGGGCAGGCATCTTACAAAGCTTTTCTGAGTGAATACAAAAAATTTCTTAATCAACTTATATAA
- a CDS encoding DUF3817 domain-containing protein produces the protein MNNLIKTPVGRLRLVGYLEGTSLILLLFIGVPLKYYSNNPALVKTLGPVHGLLFLYFVISTLSVGVEQNWKFRQITWKVLIACMIPFGTFYIDYYILKQAAKSPN, from the coding sequence ATGAATAATTTGATAAAAACACCTGTTGGGCGTTTACGCCTGGTTGGCTATTTGGAAGGAACATCGCTCATATTGCTGCTTTTTATTGGTGTTCCATTAAAATATTACAGCAACAACCCCGCATTAGTTAAAACGCTGGGACCGGTACACGGCTTATTGTTTTTGTATTTTGTAATCAGTACACTGAGTGTTGGGGTGGAGCAAAATTGGAAATTCCGGCAGATTACCTGGAAGGTGCTTATTGCCTGCATGATTCCTTTCGGAACCTTTTACATTGACTACTATATACTCAAACAAGCTGCAAAAAGCCCGAACTAA
- a CDS encoding DeoR/GlpR family DNA-binding transcription regulator, whose translation MLKEERQQHIISQINIHNKVLSTDLSAQLNVSEDTIRRDLNELAELGKIVKVYGGALSKSFHYPFSGREIYNKDGKKEIARKAVGLVEDGMVLLVGGGTTMIELARIFPENIHCTIFTISPLVGLELAEHPNIAVNLLAGQLAANSHIVTGSQVISQLSEIKADLCFLGTNGISITHGISDSDWEVVQVKKAMINSASKTALLSISEKLDSMQKMKICNLSAIDYLLTDLDPQSVLIEKYASIVSVI comes from the coding sequence ATGCTTAAAGAAGAAAGGCAGCAACATATAATAAGCCAGATAAACATTCACAACAAAGTATTGTCGACTGACCTAAGTGCTCAGCTTAATGTTTCGGAGGATACCATTAGACGCGACTTAAACGAATTAGCCGAACTTGGCAAAATTGTGAAGGTTTATGGCGGCGCATTATCTAAGTCTTTTCACTACCCCTTCTCGGGCCGCGAAATTTATAACAAGGATGGCAAGAAAGAAATAGCCCGAAAAGCAGTAGGATTAGTTGAGGACGGCATGGTGCTGTTGGTTGGTGGCGGTACAACAATGATTGAGCTGGCTCGCATATTTCCAGAAAATATCCACTGTACCATCTTTACAATAAGCCCTTTAGTAGGTTTGGAATTGGCAGAACATCCAAACATTGCTGTTAACCTATTAGCTGGCCAACTTGCCGCCAATTCCCATATAGTCACCGGATCGCAGGTGATAAGTCAACTATCGGAAATTAAGGCAGACCTCTGTTTTCTAGGAACCAACGGCATATCTATCACCCATGGTATATCTGATTCAGATTGGGAGGTAGTGCAGGTAAAAAAGGCAATGATTAACTCTGCAAGCAAAACAGCGCTATTAAGCATATCTGAAAAGCTTGATTCCATGCAAAAAATGAAAATTTGCAATTTAAGCGCAATTGATTACCTGCTTACCGACCTGGATCCGCAGAGTGTTCTTATCGAGAAGTATGCAAGTATAGTGTCAGTAATTTAA
- the nagB gene encoding glucosamine-6-phosphate deaminase: MARLNLLEETRFEKLPVSIYPNAQTASIVVAQRIAKLIRHKQAEGRKAVLGLATGVTPIAVYKELVRLHLQEGLSFKNVITFNLDEYFPMQAGSAQSYVTFMHENLFDHIDIPAENVHIPDGTLSQDEVAAFCLNYEKQIEDLGGLDFQLLGIGRTGHIGFNEPGSAPNSGTRLVTLDDLTRSDASRDFGGKENVPTKAITMGIGTIFKAREIILMAWSAKKAPIVKKAVEGEISGDVPATYLQLSDHVEFILDEGAASELTRFYTPWLVKDCTWDAQLKKKAVIWLASELKKPVLKLTEEDYNNHGMAQLAVEQGPVYNINIDIFNKIQHTITGWPGGKPNADDSQRPERAEPAKKRSLIFSPHPDDDVISMGGTFIRLVDQGHDVHVAYQTSGNTAVWDDDVLRYVEFAIDFNQSIGKDTTELEGIYDNMRDFIKQKRPNQIDSQEIRNVKGIIRKGEAIAGARYAGLPDSSIHFMALPFYETGKTKKNPVGEEDILLTIELLQKVKPHQVFAAGDFADPHGTHIVSFNIILAALQRLKATEEWVKDCWLWLYRGAWHEFETHEIEMAVPLSPQEVIRKRQAIFKHQSQKDTPVFPGDDAREFWVRAEDRNRETANRYNELGLAEYEAMEAFVRYKF; encoded by the coding sequence ATGGCACGATTAAATCTACTTGAAGAAACACGGTTTGAGAAGCTTCCGGTAAGCATTTATCCTAACGCACAAACAGCCAGCATAGTGGTGGCACAGCGTATAGCAAAATTAATACGTCATAAACAGGCAGAAGGCCGTAAGGCTGTTTTAGGACTGGCTACAGGTGTAACACCTATTGCAGTTTATAAAGAATTAGTACGCTTGCACTTGCAAGAAGGCTTAAGCTTTAAAAATGTAATTACATTTAACCTGGATGAGTATTTTCCGATGCAAGCTGGTTCGGCACAAAGTTATGTAACCTTTATGCATGAAAACCTGTTCGACCACATTGACATTCCCGCCGAAAATGTTCACATTCCCGACGGAACACTGAGCCAGGATGAGGTAGCTGCATTTTGCCTTAACTACGAAAAGCAAATCGAGGATTTAGGCGGTTTGGATTTTCAATTGTTGGGTATTGGTCGTACCGGCCATATCGGCTTTAACGAACCCGGCTCGGCTCCTAATTCAGGTACAAGGTTGGTTACCCTTGACGACTTAACCCGAAGTGATGCCTCGCGTGATTTTGGTGGAAAAGAAAATGTACCCACCAAAGCCATCACTATGGGTATAGGTACCATTTTTAAAGCCCGCGAAATCATACTAATGGCATGGAGTGCTAAAAAAGCACCGATTGTAAAAAAAGCTGTAGAGGGCGAAATCTCGGGCGACGTACCGGCTACTTATTTACAGCTTTCGGATCATGTAGAGTTTATATTAGATGAAGGTGCAGCATCAGAGCTAACCCGCTTTTACACGCCTTGGCTTGTTAAAGATTGTACTTGGGATGCTCAATTGAAAAAGAAGGCGGTTATTTGGCTGGCCAGCGAACTCAAGAAACCAGTGCTCAAACTAACCGAAGAAGATTATAATAATCATGGTATGGCACAACTTGCTGTAGAGCAGGGACCTGTCTACAATATAAATATCGATATATTCAACAAAATACAGCATACCATAACAGGCTGGCCGGGTGGCAAACCCAATGCCGATGATTCGCAGCGGCCCGAGCGTGCCGAACCGGCAAAGAAGCGTTCGCTGATATTCTCTCCGCACCCTGATGATGACGTCATATCAATGGGTGGTACCTTTATTCGTTTGGTAGACCAAGGGCATGATGTACATGTTGCCTACCAAACATCGGGCAACACCGCCGTATGGGACGATGATGTACTACGCTATGTTGAATTTGCTATAGACTTTAACCAGAGCATAGGCAAAGACACTACAGAGTTGGAGGGCATTTACGACAACATGCGCGATTTTATTAAACAAAAACGCCCTAACCAGATAGACTCGCAGGAGATACGTAACGTAAAAGGCATTATACGCAAGGGAGAAGCAATTGCCGGCGCGCGTTACGCGGGCTTGCCTGATAGCAGTATTCATTTTATGGCCCTGCCTTTTTATGAAACCGGTAAAACCAAAAAAAATCCGGTAGGAGAAGAGGATATTCTGTTAACTATAGAATTGCTGCAAAAAGTAAAACCTCATCAGGTATTTGCTGCAGGTGATTTTGCCGATCCGCACGGTACACACATCGTATCATTTAATATAATACTGGCTGCCTTGCAACGCCTTAAAGCCACAGAAGAATGGGTTAAAGATTGCTGGTTATGGCTGTACAGAGGTGCATGGCACGAGTTCGAAACACATGAGATAGAAATGGCCGTACCGTTATCACCGCAGGAAGTGATCAGGAAACGTCAGGCTATATTTAAACATCAGTCACAAAAAGATACGCCGGTTTTCCCGGGTGATGATGCCCGTGAATTTTGGGTAAGGGCCGAAGATCGTAACCGCGAAACGGCTAACCGTTATAACGAGCTTGGCCTTGCCGAGTACGAAGCCATGGAAGCGTTTGTTAGATATAAATTTTAA
- a CDS encoding MFS transporter, producing MKKSLFPLLLGGLGIGTTEFVMMGLLPDIAENLHTSIPTAGHLISAYAFGVVVGAPLLVMITSSYPPKKVLLFLMLIFTIFNTVSAFAPTHFTLLMARFFAGLPHGAFFGVGAVVASRLADEGKQAQAISMMFAGLTIANLAIVPLGTWIGHHYLWRYTFGIVALIGLLTLTFLAAWMPALPVERKGDARSELKVFKSAEVWLVILLTAIGTGGLFAWISYIAPLMTKVSRFSASSVSWILILAGLGMVVGNLVGGRLADRVQPAKACTWLLMAMAITLLCIYFFSEYQVIALLLTFIAGALSMAIASPIQILMIQTAKGAEMLGAAATQAAFNIGNALGAFFGGLPIAAGLSYDTPSLVGMVMALIGVLFAFVLVRRQANIKLAKELIPA from the coding sequence ATGAAAAAAAGTTTATTTCCGCTTTTACTTGGCGGTTTAGGCATAGGCACCACCGAATTTGTGATGATGGGCCTGCTGCCAGACATTGCCGAGAATCTGCATACCAGTATACCAACTGCCGGACACTTGATTTCTGCTTATGCTTTTGGCGTTGTGGTAGGCGCTCCCCTACTGGTAATGATAACCAGTAGCTATCCACCCAAGAAAGTATTGCTGTTCTTAATGCTGATCTTTACTATTTTTAATACAGTATCGGCCTTTGCCCCTACGCATTTTACGTTACTTATGGCCCGATTTTTTGCTGGGTTGCCTCACGGAGCTTTTTTTGGTGTAGGAGCAGTTGTGGCCAGCCGGTTGGCCGATGAAGGCAAACAGGCACAGGCCATATCTATGATGTTTGCCGGCCTCACTATAGCCAACCTGGCTATAGTGCCTCTGGGAACCTGGATTGGTCATCATTATTTATGGCGGTATACGTTTGGTATAGTTGCTTTGATTGGCCTGCTTACCCTAACGTTCCTTGCCGCCTGGATGCCTGCACTTCCGGTAGAAAGAAAGGGCGATGCACGGTCTGAGTTAAAGGTATTTAAAAGTGCTGAAGTATGGCTTGTTATTCTGCTAACGGCAATTGGCACGGGTGGCTTATTTGCGTGGATAAGTTATATAGCTCCCCTCATGACGAAAGTTTCCCGTTTCTCTGCCAGTAGCGTTTCCTGGATATTAATTTTAGCCGGTTTAGGCATGGTAGTTGGTAATCTTGTTGGCGGAAGACTGGCTGACCGCGTGCAACCTGCTAAGGCTTGTACATGGCTGCTTATGGCCATGGCAATTACACTGTTGTGTATTTACTTTTTCTCAGAATATCAGGTTATTGCCTTGTTGCTTACCTTTATTGCCGGTGCTTTGTCTATGGCTATTGCATCGCCCATCCAAATATTAATGATCCAAACGGCTAAAGGCGCGGAGATGCTGGGTGCGGCAGCTACGCAGGCGGCTTTCAATATTGGCAATGCATTAGGTGCATTTTTTGGCGGCTTACCTATTGCTGCCGGTTTAAGTTATGATACACCGTCGCTTGTAGGTATGGTTATGGCATTAATAGGTGTGCTTTTTGCCTTTGTTTTAGTAAGAAGGCAGGCAAATATTAAATTAGCTAAAGAGCTAATACCAGCATAA
- a CDS encoding ROK family protein — MPASEFDSKSKKVVRSLYHGKNSCATISAEVGLSIPSVQKIINALLQKGWISESGVGISSGGRKPATYVLNANRLYILCVAMDQFTTRVGLTDLRNNFIAPVHEFELKLHNNVNATQDLVNGIALYLKSANIDSHKIIAAGIAMPGFVNEADGINYSYLPVDDGHNLKEYLSEKLKMPVFIFNDSNAVAQAELKFGLGAAFQEMMVINIGWGIGLGMIINGKMYNGYSGFAGEFSHIPLVKNGRLCTCGKHGCLETVASLIAVEERAINEMREGLYTTSLTKLGRKITAQDILEEAGKGDRFCIKLIAEAGYHIGEGLAILLHIMNPQVIVLSGKGAAVGKLWLAPIQQAINEHSIPRLASFTEIVISELGNNAELIGAASFVMENIHSITITE; from the coding sequence ATGCCAGCCAGCGAATTTGATTCAAAAAGCAAAAAAGTAGTTAGGTCGTTGTACCACGGTAAAAACTCGTGCGCAACTATAAGTGCCGAAGTAGGCTTAAGTATACCTAGCGTTCAGAAAATAATAAACGCACTTTTACAAAAAGGTTGGATTTCGGAAAGTGGCGTGGGAATCTCGAGCGGAGGACGAAAGCCTGCTACTTATGTTTTAAACGCCAATAGATTATATATTCTATGTGTAGCAATGGATCAGTTCACCACAAGGGTTGGACTCACCGATTTACGAAACAATTTTATAGCACCGGTTCATGAGTTTGAACTCAAATTGCACAATAATGTTAATGCCACGCAAGACCTTGTTAATGGAATTGCACTGTATTTAAAGTCGGCCAATATAGATAGCCATAAAATTATCGCAGCAGGTATAGCTATGCCCGGGTTTGTTAATGAGGCCGACGGTATCAATTATAGCTACTTGCCGGTAGATGATGGGCATAACTTGAAAGAGTACCTGTCTGAAAAGCTAAAAATGCCAGTCTTTATTTTCAATGATTCGAATGCCGTAGCTCAGGCCGAATTAAAATTTGGCTTAGGCGCAGCCTTTCAGGAAATGATGGTAATTAACATAGGCTGGGGTATAGGTTTAGGTATGATCATTAACGGCAAAATGTATAATGGCTACAGTGGCTTCGCTGGCGAATTTAGCCATATTCCCTTAGTTAAAAATGGTCGGTTATGTACCTGTGGTAAGCATGGTTGCTTAGAAACCGTTGCCTCATTAATTGCAGTTGAAGAACGAGCAATTAATGAAATGCGAGAAGGGTTGTATACCACTAGTTTAACCAAACTTGGCAGGAAAATAACCGCACAGGATATTTTGGAAGAGGCCGGTAAAGGCGACCGTTTTTGCATCAAGCTTATAGCCGAGGCCGGCTATCACATAGGCGAGGGCCTGGCTATATTGCTTCACATAATGAATCCGCAAGTAATAGTACTAAGTGGTAAAGGTGCAGCGGTAGGTAAACTGTGGCTGGCACCCATACAACAAGCTATAAATGAGCATAGCATACCTCGTTTAGCGTCGTTTACCGAAATTGTTATATCCGAATTGGGCAATAACGCAGAACTGATTGGAGCCGCATCCTTTGTGATGGAAAACATACATAGCATAACAATAACAGAGTAA
- a CDS encoding LLM class flavin-dependent oxidoreductase: MEIGIDSFASAMYGTNALSSVDAMEQLLERIVHADRAGLDVFGIGEHHRKEFLDSATAVILAAAASRTSRIRLTSAVTVLSAADPVRVFQQFATLDLISKGRAEMVVGRGSSVEAYPLFGFKLDDYDALFSEKLDLLLQIRENEFVTWSGKFRASIPNLPVYPRPLQNKMPIWLGVGGTPESFVRAGSLGLPLMVAIIGGNTSRFRPLVDLYREAGARAGFSSEQLKVGLHSPGYVAETNVKAIGEYYPGYAELWTKLGRERGWPPVTRTQFDHLVGPQGVLLVGGPEQVAEKLLHHSEALGGIDRFTFQMDNAGLTHEQLMRSIELIGQRVIPQINNIG, translated from the coding sequence ATGGAAATCGGAATAGACAGCTTTGCGTCGGCAATGTACGGTACAAATGCACTCAGCAGTGTTGATGCAATGGAACAACTATTAGAGCGTATTGTACACGCTGATCGAGCTGGACTTGACGTGTTCGGTATTGGAGAACATCACCGCAAAGAATTCTTAGATTCAGCGACAGCAGTAATTTTGGCGGCAGCCGCAAGTCGTACCAGTCGCATTCGGCTTACCAGCGCAGTTACTGTGCTCAGTGCCGCAGATCCGGTTCGTGTGTTTCAGCAATTTGCAACACTCGACCTCATTTCCAAAGGTAGGGCAGAAATGGTTGTTGGCCGTGGTTCATCAGTTGAAGCTTATCCGCTCTTCGGTTTCAAGCTTGATGATTATGATGCTTTGTTTAGTGAAAAACTTGATCTTTTATTGCAAATACGCGAGAATGAATTTGTAACCTGGTCTGGCAAATTTCGTGCTTCAATTCCAAACCTTCCGGTTTACCCACGGCCACTTCAAAATAAGATGCCCATTTGGCTGGGAGTGGGTGGCACGCCGGAGTCTTTCGTAAGGGCGGGCTCTCTTGGTTTGCCTTTAATGGTAGCCATTATCGGAGGCAACACTTCTCGTTTCCGTCCACTTGTTGATTTATACCGTGAGGCTGGCGCACGTGCAGGATTCTCATCAGAACAGCTTAAAGTAGGCCTGCATTCTCCGGGTTATGTAGCCGAAACCAATGTGAAAGCCATTGGCGAATACTACCCCGGCTATGCCGAACTTTGGACCAAACTAGGTCGCGAGCGCGGCTGGCCGCCAGTTACGCGTACGCAATTTGATCATTTAGTAGGGCCGCAAGGTGTACTTTTGGTAGGCGGTCCTGAGCAGGTGGCTGAAAAACTTCTCCATCATAGTGAAGCCCTGGGCGGCATTGATCGTTTTACCTTTCAGATGGACAACGCAGGCCTTACCCATGAGCAATTGATGCGATCAATCGAGCTAATTGGACAACGAGTCATTCCACAAATCAATAACATTGGCTGA